One window of the Manihot esculenta cultivar AM560-2 chromosome 14, M.esculenta_v8, whole genome shotgun sequence genome contains the following:
- the LOC110600274 gene encoding zinc finger protein CONSTANS-LIKE 5, whose product MGVEIQGLDTCTAGWTVSARCCDSCKTATAAAFCRADSAFLCLNCDSKIHAANKLVSRHERVWMCEVCEQAPAAVNCKADAASLCVTCDADIHSANPLARRHERVPVEPFFDSAESIVKSSPFNFLVPCDQNGGPTGYHLHHEDDVEGFSWLLPNPTTLSSKLCMENPEMKAAGDLIFPETDPFLDMEFHPSHSAATDSVVPVQTKPAPIPVINNEVCYDVDFCRSKLSSFNYTTQSLSQSISSSSLDVVVPDGNSMSDISYPFGRNLNTGADPSAPISTSTTNQAAQMCGIDREARVLRYKEKRKNRKFKKTIRYASRKAYAETRPRIKGRFAKRTEIESEMDRLYNSPSSVSFMSDGQYGVVPSF is encoded by the exons ATGGGAGTCGAAATCCAGGGCTTAGACACCTGCACCGCCGGATGGACCGTATCCGCCCGATGCTGCGACTCCTGCAAGACGGCAACAGCTGCTGCGTTCTGCCGAGCTGACTCCGCTTTCCTTTGCCTCAATTGTGACAGTAAGATCCATGCGGCGAATAAGCTCGTGTCTAGACACGAGCGCGTGTGGATGTGCGAGGTTTGCGAGCAAGCACCGGCCGCCGTCAACTGTAAGGCTGACGCTGCTTCTCTCTGCGTGACCTGCGATGCGGATATCCACTCCGCTAACCCTCTTGCTCGCCGTCATGAACGCGTCCCTGTCGAGCCTTTCTTCGACTCCGCTGAGTCCATTGTTAAATCTTCGCCGTTTAATTTTCTAGTGCCTTGTGATCAAAATGGTGGCCCCACCGGTTACCACCTGCATCATGAGGATGATGTGGAGGGTTTTTCGTGGCTGTTGCCTAATCCTACTACCCTGAGTTCCAAATTATGCATGGAAAATCCTGAAATGAAGGCTGCCGGAGATCTGATTTTCCCTGAAACGGATCCGTTTCTTGATATGGAGTTTCACCCGAGCCATAGCGCTGCTACCGATAGCGTGGTGCCTGTGCAGACCAAACCAGCTCCAATTCCAGTCATCAACAACGAAGTCTGCTACGACGTCGATTTCTGTagatcaaagctctcttccttCAACTACACGACTCAGTCTCTTAGCCAAAGT ATTTCTTCGTCATCGCTTGATGTAGTAGTTCCAGATGGGAATTCTATGTCCGATATATCCTACCCATTTGGCCGAAACTTGAATACTGGTGCCGATCCAAGCGCACCCATATCGACTTCTACCACAAATCAGGCAGCGCAGATGTGTGGGATTGATCGGGAAGCTAGGGTATTGAGGTacaaagagaaaaggaagaatcgGAAATTCAAAAAGACCATACGCTACGCTTCCCGCAAAGCATATGCCGAGACCAGACCGAGGATCAAAGGCCGGTTCGCGAAACGAACTGAAATTGAATCCGAGATGGACCGCCTATACAACTCTCCCTCATCGGTATCTTTCATGTCCGATGGCCAATACGGCGTCGTACCATCTTTTTGA